The Ascochyta rabiei chromosome 22, complete sequence sequence CACACTATCAGACTGCGCAATTATTCCGCAACGTTGACACGTCGACACGAGGAGTTGCATACATGTACAGCTAGACGCTTCTAGAGAAAGCACCTTGAAGAAAAGCGATGTTCAGCCTCAACCACCTCCACTTATCTTCGAACCTGAGAGACCTCGCTTTCGACAACGAATAGTGGTTGAGCTTGCTGGATTCCGGGACTTTACAAGCGACTCTTGTGCAAGAATTTCTATTCTATCACGTCAAAATGACCAACTCATGATTCGCCGTCAACACGCAGCGTACGTCAATTCCGTTGGACAAGTGATCTTTTTACTAAAACCCCAGCCTAGGCGTGGTTCCCTCCATGGGAGACCATAACGTGCTATTGTTCCTTCAAGTTGTAGAAAGGATTTAGTTTGCAAGTAGTGTGTTTGCTTGCAATACATGGTTCGGTCCGTCTGACGGGTTGAGCAGCGGTCACGTTGGCAGGCTGTTCAAGCTACTCGGCCATGACAGAGATATAATTTCTGGGGCTGAGTCACACCGTCACGAAGCCTTCCAACCCAGGCCCCGTCGCGAAAAAGCTTTCTGATACCCTCGATAGGTTCTAGGGATCAACACGCTTGGATGTTCGCACAGGCTACTTCGGCTTGTGTATATGTCAGCGAGGAGGCGTCTGGCTGTGCAGTCTAGACTCCAACGGACTGGCTTAGCAAATTGGATCAAGCGGTGATCCATTGGATCTCATTGGTAGCGCCTCGAAATTCAGAGATGATGTGATGTGAGGTTCTCTGGAGCTTTATCTATGGCTGTTGGCATATCGCTTCTCGGCTTCTCTGTATTATTGACGTTTTCTGGCTGGAGAGAGTCGACTGGTAAGTGGACAGGCTCCGTGATGGGACATGTGGACCCTTATCCTTCTAGGTTCGTCTCTCAGGTTGCGATGGCGCTTGCGTCGGCTTCTTCTGTCTTACTGTTGATCGCAACGTTGTGGCAGCATGCGGGTTCGGTGGGTGCGGCTGCAATGGCGGAGATTGCGAATAATTGAAACGTGAAGATGAACACTGGCATAAGCGCGATGGTCTTGGTTTGGGGAGGATTCGTGGCGACAAGTCTGTCGGCTGCAGGGCTCACATCCAAGCTCGCGACCCTTCATATTGTTGACCGATGAGCGACTAGCTAGATCGAAGTCAGGACGGTAGAAACTGGTTGATGCGCAAGCTCAGAAGCATTACAGCCTATATCGTAACACATCAGAAGAGTTGTGAGAATTTTGGTATTACGGCTTGTATGTGCGTAACTGAGTTGAAGTCAACTCAGCGCCTGTGGTTCACAAACTCCCGCTGCTCGCCGCCCAACCTCGACGCAACAACACAGGCCTCCCTGATTGCTGTGGCAACCGCACCCCGGACACCGTCGTTCTCCAGCGACATGAGTCCACCGATTGTGCAACCGCCTGGTGTCGAGACCTTGTCCTTCAGTACCGCAGGGTGCTCACCGTTCAGTACCAGACCTGTGGTGCCTCGCATGGTCTGCGCAGCCATCAGTTGTGCTTCTGCGCGGGGCAGCCCCATGGCCACCGCACCGTCCGCAGCAGCCTCGAGGATTAGCGCGAAGAAGGCGGGCCCTGAACCGCAGAGCGCAGTTGCGATGTCCATGTTTGCAGGCGGGAGAGTTGTAACGCGGCCAATGGAGCTGAAGACGAACTCGACGAGCTTGTACTGCGCGTCTGAGAGCGGGGGATCGCTTGTCTCGATGACGCTCATGGACTCGCCGACGAAAGATGCGGTGTTGGGCATGACGCGCACCACTCTGCATGCGTCCTCTACTTTCTCTGCGCCTTCTGGGTAGAGGAATTCCTGGATCTGCTTTTGTGTGACACCGGCTAGGATGCTGACGATGACCTTGCCCTTCAGCGCATCGCGCATGCCCTCCTCTCCCAGGATTTCCTTGTAGCTGTATGGCTTGCAGGACAGGAGAATGATGTCTGCTTGCTGGACACCCTTGAGGTTCTCGTTGGCGAGCGTTTGCAGGTCAAAGTTGTAGTGGCCAAGGGCCTCCATGACCTTCCCCCCTGCGGGCTTCCATGTGTCGCATGCAATGAATCTGGAGACGTTCGGCGTGTCTTTGGGGGCGGAAGAGGGGTCGAGGGCTGCGGCGGTCTTGGCTTTGGCGAGAGAAGACATGACACCGCCCATGATGGCAATGCCCATAGTGCCTGAGTTCGTTAGCTTGTGGCTCAGTACAGCAAAGGTAGCAGGTTCGTGTTGTGCCATCTAACATGTTTTTGAGCTGTTTTTGACCGTTGAATTGTCATAGCCTGGTAGAACGGCCAGGAAGCAACTCTAGCAACAGATCCTTCGAAGATACGCTCATTGCGGGGTGTGCAAGACAGCAAACCGAGAGAGATGTACATACCCGAACCGAGGACGGTCAATGTGAGGGGCTTGGATTCCTGGGAAGACGCCATTGTGTATTTTCCTGCAGAAACTGTGGTGTCGGTGGTGTTGAGTGAGCAATCGTGGAGGGACTGTCTGAAATGCCAGAAGAAATCCAGGCTAGAGCGACGTCGGCGCGTGGGGTAGCTCCGATTACTATGAGGCTTAAGTAGTGTAGGTTAGCAACGGCTACGCAAGAACGCCTACTGGTCATCTAGTCCAATGAAAAAAAAGACCTAGCTACAAACAGGTCATGCTGTTGTCCCTGCTGCCTCCCTGTGCAGAGCTGTACGAGATTCATTACGCAGTCTTGGTCATCAGCTAGGTACTGCGCGGCCCACTCACAAAGCTTATGCCTGCTACCATGCGAGGGGAGCTGAAATCCAGCCTTGCACCGAATGGGCCTAGCGTGGTGCTACGTGCGGTGCAGCAGCGAACAACAGCTCCTCCATAGTAGAAACCGCGCCGAGGATATGCGCGCCAGCCTTGCGCTCCaccacagcacagcacagcacagcacagcacagcttCCCGCGACCGACATCGCAACATCCGACAGCATCCGCATTCCTGGTGTCCAGCTCTTTTAGGTTCTGCGTCTCACCGCGGCACGTCTATAGGCATTGCGCGCCATGGCGGACCCTTTCGAAGTGCGCCAGCGCTTCTCAACGCTCCTGTCGCACCTCAGCGCGTCGCACACGGCGATCCAAAAAGCCGCCGTCTATGCCTTGAAGAACCGGGATATGGACGAGGACTTGCACTCGTGCATCCTCGAGCAACTAGAGCGCACCAACATGAACACGCGCGCCAACATCATGTTCTTCATCGAGGCGCTGTGCGAAATGGCTGTCAAGGACGGGAGCCCAGCGACAGGGGAAGGGAGCGCAATGGGATTCGTGAGGATGCTGCAGAGGGACGTGTTGAGGGTTGTGGAGTGTGTAGTGGGTGAGGAGGGCGCgaatattagggttgttcGAAAGGTCAGTCCAGCATCCGCATTCTCCTAGATGATTCACAACAGTCACACTAAGCGATGGATAAAGGTCCTCCATACCCTCCAGAAACTCGCCATCCTCCTCCCCGAGACGGTCTCCGAACTTGAAACCGTCCTCAAAAGCCGCGAGCCAGACGATCCCTTCACTACTTCGCCCGCCAACAATGCTGCCTCCAAGACCGCACGCCTGGACAAGCGCCAGATCGAGCACCGCATAGAAGAAGACCGCGAGCGTCATAAGAGGTTACGAGAGAGTATTTGGGCGGTGCCGGGCCAGGACGAGCAGGAGATGGATAAGCTGTGGGAAGAGGCGAGTGATATTGGCGAGGATGATTATGTGGTGGGAAGAGAGGATAGAGAGGAGAGGGAGCAGGCTATTGCTTTTGGATGAGTCTTGTTGTGTTGGATAAACAGGGAACACGGTGCATGGACAAGCATTGCTATGGCGTTTTGGTGCATGGGAAAGATACCAGAGACATGTCTCTATTGTTAGACAGGGCGCGTTATCATTGGCTGCATGGACGGGCTTGGAGAGCAAGCTATGTGCTCCATTTTGATCGGTTGGGTGGCCGCGGTCGGTTGGTTTATACGCGGTCTATTGTACTGCGCGTATACTGAATACATCCAAGAAGGTTGACCAATGCCATATGCCATACATATCTGTACACGCCATAACACGCTATGATACAGTATCTGTCTCCATTCTCTCCTCCCACACGCTTGATTTACTCCATGATAGCTGTCGCACCGAGCGCCTTCAGCGTCTCGACAATCTTCTCAGCCTCCTCCTTAGGGACACCCTCCTTCATCATCTTCGGCGCGCTCTCAACAAACTTCTTGCTGTCCACAAGCGACAGCCCCAGCATGCTCTTGATCTCCTTGATCACCTTGGGCTTCGACCCAGCATCAAACTTCTCCAGCTTCAGGTTGAAGAGAGTCTtctcggcggcggcgggcgcggcttcctcctcctcgacGGGGGCTGCGGCAGCGGGACCGGCGGCGCCTGCTGCGGCGAAGCCACCCATGGGCATGTCGGGGATGTTGAGGCGGGTCTATGGTGTGTCAGTCAATGATCAGATCGGCGGTTACGTTGGCTGGCGCTGCAGTGTCGCGCGCTGTGGTGGCCAATCCAAAGCCAGCTCCTCGGCTCTGTCACAAGAACAATCAATGCCGACGGCAGCGCGTGGTGTCCCAAGATTCAATTGCCGTCATGCACTGGATGTCTTGCTTCCAGGGGCCTCAAGGTGCAGCGCTGCATAGCTAGGACATCGGTGGGCTGCCACTATTCCAGCTCTTAGGAGGGCATCGTCGTACCTTCAATGTCGAGACCAAGTCAGCTGTCTCCAGAAGCGTCAATTGGCTGATCTGGTCCACGATTGTCGCAATCTTGGGGTTCGCAGGCGCCGCCGCGGCATCAGACTGCCATCTCCGCTGTATCCTCTGCTGTGCTCCTCCAACGGCCGGGCGAACTCCCATCACGGGACGGGCGGTGCAGACGCAGCGCCTCAGGGCGCGAGATGCGGGGGCGGACATTGTGTGCTGTGTATGACGGGCGGTCGATGGGATGGATGGCAGATGTCGTGTCGTACTTTCCTTAGATTTTGCGGGCGGCAATCGCCATTTGACCATTTGCGGTATAGCGCCTTCCTGGCTCGAGCTTGCAAAAAATGTCGAGACTTGTAAGAAGGCAGAACTTCAACGCCACAACAAAACTTACGACTGTTTTATGAAAGCGTCGGAATTATGGGAAGACGCCCCGAATCTATACTACAGCACATTTACCGCGATAACAGACGGTAACAGCGCCAATTTGGCTTTGAGAATGGCCAATATCAACGCGCTTGCCACAGAAGCTCTGAAGCCTGGATCCGCCGACGAGCTTTTCGTGCAGTATGAAGGTTTATATACAGAGGTGTGCGCGAAATGGATTCAGACTGCCGTTCAAACTGAGGAGAAAATCGCCGCTTTTGGTCGAATCCTTCCTCTCGCGCCTCACCTCGCAGAGCATGTAGAACGCTTCCTAGCACATGTTGCACAATCACCACTTTTTGGATCACAAAACCCCAATACTACCACAAATGGATCTACCGGAAGCTCAAACCATGTCGAAGTTCTACTTGCGGCCTTTCGCCTACTCAGCTATGACTGTAGAGCATATGCGCAATTTGTACGCCCCGTCGCTGTCCAGCAATTGTTCCAGCACTCGAATCGGGTCGTGCGATACCTGGCGGTTCGATTGTTCTGCCTATATGTCCATGCCGCAGACCACGCTGCACAAGAGATGGTCAAGAGGCACATTGGAGAAGGGGAGCTCGAAGGTCCCTGGGAAAGCCAGCAAATCGACTACCGATTTCTGTCGTTGTGGGAAGAGAAGAGGTGGAAAAGTGTAAAAAAAGACCTGCTGCAGAAGAAGATGGAAGGAATACCTCTGCCTTCGAGCTTGTACGCGGCGCTCTCACCTTACACAGTAAACATCAACGGCATACTGCTGCCCAGACTCGATGGCGCGGCCTCCCAGGAACAACCGTCTCAGCTCATCTCAACACCCACAACGGAAGCGAACTTGAGCAAAATTGCCAATGGCCTACTAGAATCGAGTCCGCTTCTGCTCACTGGCCTTGCAGGTTCAGGAAAGACCCTTCTCACACGCCATTTCGCCTGGCAGCTTAACAAGCTGGACAAGATGGTCACTCTTCATTTGAACGAGCAGAGCGATGCAAAGCTACTCGTCGGCATGTACGCTACCGGATCCAAGCCAGGAACCTTCGCCTGGAAATCTGGTGTACTCACAACAGCTGTTCGCGAAGGGCGGTGGATCTTTATTGAAGACTTGGATCGGGCGCCGAACGAAGTCATCAGCACACTATTGCCGCTCATTGAACGCGGAGAGCTCCTGATTCCCAGCCGCGGGGAGACTGTATATGCCGCGAGAGGATTTCGAATTATCGCCACAATGCGAAGCACCCTCAACCCGAGAGGCCAAGAGATTTTCCCACGTCAGAACATGATTGGACATCGGTTCTGGAACTCGATCACAGTGCAAATGCCACAGCTCGAAGAGTTCCAACAGGTTATATCTACAAAATACCCCGCGTTACGCAAGCACCTTGCTGGTATTATGAGAGTGTACACCCGATTGTTGGAGCTCTATTCTGATGCGAAATTCTCGTCCGAGAACGGCACTTCCCTTCGAGCAATGACTCCACGTGATTTGCTGAAGTGGTGTGACAGAATAGCTGTGCTTCTGGCTCAGTCAACCTCTTTCAGTACTGCCCAGGCAGACGATATCTACATGGAAGCCTTCGACTGTTTTGCCGGCAGCCTGCGTAGCGATTTGGCGCGGTCGAGAGTCATGGCTTGCGTCGCGGAAGAGCTTCATATTGACCCACAGAGGCGAGATCATCTTCTCCGGGATCGCTCGGTGAGGTTGTCGGTGCCCTCCAAGACCACAGCAGCTGGGACCATACAAGTAGGACGAGCCAGGCTTTCAAAACACAAATCTTCGAAAAGAACGATATCCAGTCGACCATTCTCTACTAACGACTACACCCTACGATTACTCGAGAAGGTTGCTGTAGCCGTTGATCGACAAGAACCTTTACTTCTCGTTGGTGAAACAGGTACCGGCAAGACCACTACCATACAGTATCTGGCTGAGCAGCTTGGTCGCAAACTCGTAGCTTTCAATTTGTCACAGCAAAGCGAGAGCGGTGACCTCTTGGGAGGTTTCAAGCCCGTGAACGTGCGAAGCCTGGTCATCCCGCTCAAGGACGAGTTCGATGATATCTTCGACACTACCTTTTCAAGGAAGAAGAATCTACGCTTCATCGAGATGCTCGGGAAGCGTGTTGCAAAGGGCGAGTGGAAGCGCGTCTGCACTTTATGGCGAGAAGCACTGAAGATGGTGGATGCAGCACGCAAAGCACACGAATCGCAACCATCTTCTCCAGACCTGGATGGTGATCAGCCCAGGAAGAAGCGAAAGATGGATTCGTTACCGGCCAATTTCCCAGGGGCACGTTGGGAAAAGTTTGCTTCGGACCTGCACGACCTCGAAGCCCAGCTTGCAAGCGGCTCCGAAGCTTTTGCGTTCTCTTTCTTGGAAGGTAACATCGTCAAGGCGGTCAGGAACGGCGACTGGGTATTGCTTGACGAGATCAACTTGGCTTCGTCGGATACTTTGGAAGCGCTCACCGATCTACTGGGTGGAGGACCAGACGGCAACCCCTCGATCCTGCTCACAGAGACGGGTAACGTGGAGCGAGTGGTTGCACACCCCAAC is a genomic window containing:
- a CDS encoding 54S ribosomal protein L12, mitochondrial, whose amino-acid sequence is MSAPASRALRRCVCTARPVMGVRPAVGGAQQRIQRRWQSDAAAAPANPKIATIVDQISQLTLLETADLVSTLKTRLNIPDMPMGGFAAAGAAGPAAAAPVEEEEAAPAAAEKTLFNLKLEKFDAGSKPKVIKEIKSMLGLSLVDSKKFVESAPKMMKEGVPKEEAEKIVETLKALGATAIME
- a CDS encoding Pyrroline-5-carboxylate reductase gives rise to the protein MASSQESKPLTLTVLGSGTMGIAIMGGVMSSLAKAKTAAALDPSSAPKDTPNVSRFIACDTWKPAGGKVMEALGHYNFDLQTLANENLKGVQQADIILLSCKPYSYKEILGEEGMRDALKGKVIVSILAGVTQKQIQEFLYPEGAEKVEDACRVVRVMPNTASFVGESMSVIETSDPPLSDAQYKLVEFVFSSIGRVTTLPPANMDIATALCGSGPAFFALILEAAADGAVAMGLPRAEAQLMAAQTMRGTTGLVLNGEHPAVLKDKVSTPGGCTIGGLMSLENDGVRGAVATAIREACVVASRLGGEQREFVNHRR